The following coding sequences lie in one uncultured Cohaesibacter sp. genomic window:
- a CDS encoding DUF3696 domain-containing protein — protein MRSVSLSAIELKNFKCFREQRIELGMLTVLSGLNGVGKSSAIQAMLLLRQSFPANRIQRRLRLSGDLVDLGTGADVLFDLADEDELAFVLEFGGVRRSEYAFAYSREGDRLSLKLGDSRMSRSTRETFKSEKGEWLDLTSETSGHLTRPSFRSFFSSYGFQYLAAERFGPRKSLPWSEEQVSMRSLGAQGEHVLAYMAAHGSRTLDEDDPRIKDRERPQTIEGQVTAWLQETSPGANLEISEMREIDVLSARYSFNRSGDVSSKPFRATNVGFGVSYALPVLTALIGAAPGDFVIIENPEAHLHPRGQTKMGELAVRAAAAGVQVVIETHSDHFLDGVRLDVRRGRAESDLAKIHFFTREGAESHVTSPRLQSDGSLSDWPKGFFDEKDENLLGLLGPVG, from the coding sequence ATGCGTAGCGTTTCCTTGTCGGCAATTGAGCTCAAGAATTTCAAGTGCTTTCGCGAACAACGCATTGAGTTGGGAATGCTCACGGTTCTGTCTGGCTTGAACGGCGTCGGAAAAAGCAGCGCCATACAAGCGATGCTGCTTCTTAGGCAATCGTTTCCTGCCAACCGTATCCAGCGCAGGCTTCGCCTGTCTGGCGACCTCGTTGATTTGGGCACTGGTGCGGATGTTCTTTTTGACCTAGCCGACGAGGACGAACTCGCATTTGTTCTAGAATTCGGTGGAGTTCGACGATCTGAGTACGCGTTTGCTTATTCTCGTGAGGGAGACCGGTTATCCTTAAAACTTGGCGATAGCCGTATGAGCCGCTCAACGAGAGAGACCTTCAAGAGCGAAAAGGGGGAATGGCTCGACTTAACAAGCGAGACGTCCGGACACCTTACTCGACCATCTTTCCGATCTTTCTTTTCATCCTATGGTTTTCAGTACCTAGCGGCGGAGCGTTTTGGCCCAAGGAAGTCGCTTCCGTGGTCCGAAGAACAAGTTTCCATGAGATCTCTCGGCGCACAAGGCGAGCATGTCCTTGCGTACATGGCTGCGCATGGCTCAAGAACACTTGACGAGGATGATCCTAGGATTAAAGACCGAGAAAGGCCCCAGACGATCGAGGGGCAGGTGACTGCTTGGCTTCAAGAAACAAGTCCCGGCGCGAATTTAGAGATTTCCGAAATGAGAGAAATCGACGTTCTTTCGGCAAGGTATTCGTTCAATCGCTCAGGAGACGTGAGCTCAAAGCCTTTCCGCGCAACGAATGTTGGTTTCGGTGTGTCCTATGCGCTGCCTGTTTTGACAGCCCTCATCGGCGCGGCACCAGGCGACTTCGTAATCATAGAAAACCCTGAGGCACACCTTCATCCGCGAGGGCAAACCAAAATGGGAGAACTTGCGGTTCGTGCCGCAGCGGCTGGTGTCCAGGTTGTTATTGAGACACATAGCGATCATTTCTTGGACGGGGTACGGCTGGACGTAAGGCGTGGCAGAGCGGAAAGCGACTTAGCGAAGATCCACTTTTTCACCCGAGAAGGGGCGGAAAGCCATGTTACAAGCCCGCGCCTGCAGAGTGACGGTAGTCTTTCTGATTGGCCAAAGGGGTTCTTCGACGAGAAGGACGAAAACCTCTTAGGTCTTTTAGGACCGGTAGGTTGA
- a CDS encoding DUF262 domain-containing protein has product MIETQDVVTELLEDGEATGIEEERSDPSQEVIQIERPFDPDKIKVVRETKTVSLLCTRIDHDEIDLAPEFQRRARIWDQGRKGRLVESILLRIPLPVFYVASDLRDAWSVVDGLQRMTTIHDFVKDQFPLRGLEYLVQFEKAKFSELPRNMQRRIEETELVINVIQPGTPEEVMFNIFSRINTGGITLNSQEIRHALNKGPVRKFLLDLVSTDEFKTATSDSVSDVRMSARECALRFCAFYLSDWKDYKNNDLDGFLNAAMKRINEMSDGDRDELKSAFKRSMIASHNVLGDEAFRKRYRPDASKSPISKALFETWSVALSQLGDQQVDLLAENGPAIQQKFMSILKEDRDFEVSISYATGVPGRVHKRFSTIEKLVGGEIENA; this is encoded by the coding sequence ATGATAGAGACTCAAGATGTAGTCACTGAGTTGCTCGAAGACGGTGAAGCGACCGGTATAGAAGAAGAGCGGTCGGACCCAAGCCAAGAAGTAATTCAAATTGAACGCCCGTTCGACCCTGATAAGATCAAAGTTGTTAGGGAAACCAAAACGGTATCTCTGCTCTGCACAAGGATTGATCATGACGAGATTGATCTAGCCCCTGAGTTCCAGCGCCGAGCGAGAATCTGGGATCAAGGTCGAAAAGGCCGACTAGTTGAGTCCATTTTGCTGCGCATTCCCTTGCCAGTTTTTTACGTGGCAAGCGACCTAAGAGATGCTTGGTCGGTCGTGGATGGTTTGCAACGTATGACAACGATCCACGACTTTGTGAAGGACCAGTTTCCTCTGAGAGGCTTGGAGTACCTCGTTCAGTTCGAGAAGGCAAAATTCTCAGAGCTACCGCGTAACATGCAGCGCCGAATAGAGGAAACCGAGCTTGTGATAAACGTGATCCAGCCGGGAACGCCGGAGGAGGTGATGTTCAATATCTTCAGCCGGATCAATACCGGTGGCATTACCTTGAACTCACAAGAAATTAGGCATGCCCTTAATAAGGGGCCCGTAAGAAAATTTCTTTTGGATTTGGTATCGACTGACGAGTTTAAAACCGCGACATCAGACAGTGTAAGTGATGTCAGGATGTCAGCGCGAGAGTGTGCTTTGAGATTTTGTGCATTTTATCTTTCAGATTGGAAAGACTACAAAAATAATGATCTGGATGGCTTCCTGAACGCGGCGATGAAGCGAATAAACGAAATGTCAGATGGTGATCGTGATGAGCTCAAATCCGCATTCAAAAGATCAATGATTGCTTCTCATAACGTGCTAGGGGATGAGGCATTTAGGAAACGTTATCGCCCGGATGCCTCTAAGAGTCCTATAAGCAAAGCTCTGTTTGAAACGTGGTCGGTCGCCCTGTCCCAACTAGGAGATCAACAAGTGGATCTTTTGGCCGAGAATGGGCCCGCTATTCAACAGAAGTTCATGAGCATTCTTAAAGAAGACCGTGATTTTGAAGTCTCGATCTCGTATGCCACAGGAGTACCCGGTCGCGTACATAAACGCTTTTCAACTATCGAGAAGCTCGTTGGTGGAGAAATAGAAAATGCGTAG
- a CDS encoding site-specific integrase — translation MSSQIKLYRGVWCEVWYEGGKTRRASLGTTDFQEAQRRLAQVEDILKTPSEITVAWLWNEYVQENEGKAVLVTMVHTWKSLRPHFGYLLPNLIKRQNCKDYIESRRASGIADGTIWTELGHLSTVMNFAEKNGRIQKAPHIHRPKKPDPVDRYLKKAEVKTLIECATKPHVKLAITIMSATGARIGAVSELTWDRCDFERRLITFKRPEDLQRRKGRAVVPMNNTVYHALLEAKSKAMTEHVITWGDKPVKSLKRSLATASAKAGLKRVTAHLLRHSAAVWMAEKGNSMSEIAQFLGHSDSKITEKVYAKYSPEYLRKTAKATELDM, via the coding sequence ATGTCTAGTCAAATCAAATTGTATCGAGGGGTCTGGTGTGAAGTCTGGTACGAGGGCGGAAAAACTCGCCGCGCATCACTTGGTACGACAGATTTCCAAGAAGCGCAGCGGCGTCTAGCTCAAGTTGAAGATATCCTAAAAACACCCTCAGAGATAACGGTAGCATGGCTCTGGAATGAGTATGTGCAAGAGAACGAGGGCAAAGCAGTTCTCGTGACCATGGTACATACATGGAAGTCTCTCAGGCCGCATTTCGGCTATCTCTTGCCAAATCTGATCAAAAGGCAGAACTGCAAGGACTATATCGAAAGCCGTCGGGCGTCCGGCATAGCAGATGGGACAATTTGGACAGAGCTCGGGCATCTCAGCACAGTGATGAATTTTGCTGAAAAGAATGGCAGGATCCAGAAGGCTCCCCATATCCATCGGCCTAAGAAACCAGACCCTGTCGACAGATACCTCAAAAAAGCCGAAGTCAAAACGCTCATCGAATGCGCGACGAAACCCCATGTTAAGTTGGCCATTACGATTATGAGCGCCACAGGAGCAAGGATCGGAGCAGTTTCGGAGCTGACTTGGGATCGTTGCGATTTTGAACGGCGACTGATCACTTTTAAGCGACCAGAAGATCTTCAAAGGCGTAAGGGCCGTGCGGTGGTGCCCATGAATAACACCGTCTATCATGCGCTCCTCGAGGCAAAGTCCAAGGCCATGACCGAACATGTCATTACGTGGGGTGACAAGCCAGTAAAATCTCTCAAACGCTCGTTGGCCACCGCGTCGGCCAAAGCTGGTCTTAAAAGGGTTACGGCCCATCTGTTGCGCCATAGCGCAGCTGTCTGGATGGCCGAAAAAGGGAACTCCATGTCAGAAATCGCACAGTTTCTTGGACATTCAGATTCGAAGATCACGGAAAAAGTCTACGCGAAATATTCACCGGAATATCTTCGAAAGACAGCAAAAGCTACAGAATTGGACATGTAA
- a CDS encoding tyrosine-type recombinase/integrase has translation MASIRQTQSGSFSVQIRRKGHKPFNATFQTLKEANEWVAAKESELTVFSSQAAANETFSNLGMTYCKQVLTGRASQQITLARIEKLSGYLPLHLIEITRNHINDYRLKRLEEVRPVTVRDELQLINRVYRWGYRELIIDPNIYPNPCRNIPIPSGSKPRNKVVTPKELNSLKTELSPVIGAVVEMAYETAMRRSEITKLTRNDLNLEERTLWVLDGKTGDRIVPLTKKAVALLEDALQRCQNQTGRLFPVAPHSVTTAIRRARRKLGLSEDIRLHQMRHTRITAVAKKGFNQPQIMMVSGHRDSRSVQRYTHLNAKDVIDLLD, from the coding sequence ATGGCCTCCATTCGGCAAACCCAATCGGGGAGCTTTTCTGTCCAGATTCGTCGTAAGGGTCACAAGCCTTTCAACGCCACTTTCCAAACGCTCAAGGAAGCCAATGAGTGGGTGGCAGCAAAGGAGTCTGAACTGACCGTATTCAGTAGTCAGGCAGCAGCGAACGAAACCTTTTCCAATCTTGGAATGACATACTGCAAACAGGTGCTCACAGGTAGAGCATCTCAACAAATCACTCTGGCGAGAATTGAAAAGCTAAGCGGCTACTTACCCCTCCACCTTATCGAGATCACGAGAAACCATATCAACGACTATAGGCTGAAACGATTGGAAGAAGTCCGACCAGTTACGGTCAGGGACGAGCTTCAGCTGATCAACAGAGTTTACCGCTGGGGTTACAGAGAACTGATCATCGATCCCAACATCTACCCGAACCCTTGCAGAAACATCCCCATCCCTTCGGGCAGCAAACCTCGGAACAAGGTCGTCACCCCCAAAGAACTGAACTCGCTAAAGACCGAGCTATCTCCTGTCATCGGAGCCGTAGTCGAAATGGCGTATGAAACAGCCATGAGGCGCAGCGAAATCACCAAACTCACCCGGAACGACCTGAACTTGGAAGAACGAACATTGTGGGTGCTGGATGGAAAGACAGGAGACCGCATCGTTCCTCTCACAAAGAAGGCCGTAGCGTTGCTTGAGGACGCCCTACAGCGTTGCCAGAACCAGACAGGTAGATTATTCCCTGTTGCCCCTCACAGCGTCACTACAGCCATCAGGAGGGCAAGACGCAAGCTTGGATTATCCGAGGACATCAGGCTGCACCAAATGCGTCACACGCGGATCACCGCCGTTGCCAAGAAGGGGTTCAACCAGCCTCAGATCATGATGGTCAGCGGTCACAGAGACAGCCGCAGTGTCCAACGATATACACATCTGAATGCAAAAGACGTGATCGATTTATTGGACTAA
- a CDS encoding IS110 family transposase: MTTYVGLDVSLKETSICIVDENGMRIKEGIVPSDPDEIAGYLDKHAPSVHRVGLESGPTSSWLWRELKARHLPVICIDARHASAALSMQINKSDRNDALGLARIMQTGWFRQVQIKSEESHRIRSLLNARSLLVQMRRDIENQIRGLFKSFGLVIGRANGGVFLKRAQDVVRQAPELADIVSPLLTAREAIDQQRLCLENKIKRLARSNEQSRAFMTVPGVGPMTALAYLSCIDDPTRFTRSRTVGAYIGLTPRRYASGEIDWSGRISKCGDAMLRSYLFEAANVVLTRTKHTCSLKEWGMEIAGRSGGKKARVAIARKLATILHRMWRDGTSFKWETA, from the coding sequence ATGACGACCTATGTTGGACTGGATGTATCCTTGAAAGAAACATCTATCTGTATCGTTGACGAGAATGGCATGCGGATCAAGGAAGGCATTGTCCCCTCTGATCCTGACGAGATCGCCGGATATCTGGACAAGCATGCACCATCGGTTCACCGCGTCGGTTTGGAATCTGGCCCAACGTCCAGTTGGCTTTGGCGTGAACTGAAGGCAAGGCATCTGCCGGTGATCTGCATCGATGCTCGCCATGCCAGTGCTGCTCTGTCGATGCAGATCAACAAATCGGACCGCAATGACGCCTTGGGCCTCGCCCGTATCATGCAGACTGGCTGGTTTCGCCAGGTTCAGATCAAAAGCGAAGAAAGCCACCGCATTCGTTCCCTCTTGAATGCACGCAGTCTTCTGGTTCAGATGCGCCGAGATATCGAGAACCAGATACGCGGTCTGTTCAAGTCCTTTGGCCTCGTGATTGGGCGAGCCAATGGTGGTGTCTTTTTGAAACGGGCACAAGATGTCGTCCGACAGGCTCCGGAACTTGCCGATATTGTATCACCGTTGCTAACCGCTCGCGAAGCCATTGATCAGCAGCGCCTGTGCCTGGAAAACAAGATCAAACGCCTTGCTCGCTCCAATGAGCAATCCCGGGCTTTCATGACTGTACCCGGCGTTGGCCCCATGACCGCGCTTGCCTATCTGTCATGCATTGATGATCCAACCCGCTTTACACGATCCCGGACGGTTGGTGCCTATATCGGCCTGACACCAAGGCGGTATGCATCCGGAGAAATAGATTGGTCCGGTCGCATATCCAAATGTGGGGATGCAATGCTGCGCAGCTATTTGTTCGAGGCGGCCAATGTTGTGCTGACCCGCACTAAACACACCTGTTCGCTAAAGGAATGGGGCATGGAAATTGCTGGCCGATCTGGTGGAAAAAAGGCCAGGGTCGCAATAGCTAGAAAATTGGCCACCATTCTTCATCGAATGTGGCGTGATGGAACATCTTTTAAATGGGAAACCGCTTGA
- a CDS encoding response regulator, translating to MSQILLAEDDNDMRRFLARALQNAGYEVVSFDNGKSAYDRLREEPFTLLLTDIVMPEMDGIELARRATELDPDLKVMFITGFAAVALNPDSQAPKDAKVLSKPFHLRDLVNEVGKMLAA from the coding sequence ATGTCGCAAATTTTGCTTGCAGAAGATGATAATGACATGCGCCGCTTTCTGGCGCGCGCCTTGCAGAATGCTGGTTACGAAGTCGTCTCTTTTGATAACGGGAAAAGCGCATATGACAGGCTCCGCGAGGAACCCTTCACCCTGTTGCTGACCGATATTGTCATGCCGGAAATGGACGGCATTGAGCTTGCTCGCCGTGCGACCGAGCTGGATCCCGACCTCAAGGTGATGTTCATCACCGGTTTTGCGGCCGTTGCTCTTAATCCGGACTCCCAGGCACCCAAGGATGCCAAGGTGCTGTCCAAACCCTTCCATCTCAGAGATCTGGTCAACGAAGTCGGCAAGATGCTAGCGGCCTGA
- a CDS encoding N-formylglutamate amidohydrolase, with the protein MNFEPTYELETPFRIEYPEHQLAPYLFNSPHSGRCYTEAFRQSSRLTERELRSSEDAFVDHLFSKVPQCGAPLMAAHFPRAYLDLNREPYELDPTMFDAPLPSFAKSSGTRVGSGLGTIARIVSERKEIYRSKLDVAEGLDRVDRLYKPYHQALRRQMALTHVEFGYACLIDCHSMPSRVLKNTNPSVRPDIILGDRYGTSCHSSLTNSAKSILSHLGFKVDLNRPYAGGFITQHYGRPLKGLHALQIEIDRSLYMNEDTLEPVDHFAELIDLFARFTELLMQCANDHLLPEAAAAE; encoded by the coding sequence GTGAATTTCGAACCGACCTATGAACTGGAAACCCCGTTTCGGATCGAATATCCCGAGCATCAGCTCGCCCCCTATTTGTTCAACTCACCTCATTCCGGTCGCTGCTACACCGAAGCCTTCAGGCAATCAAGCCGGCTGACGGAACGGGAGCTGCGCAGCTCCGAAGACGCCTTCGTCGATCATCTCTTCTCCAAGGTGCCCCAATGCGGCGCTCCGCTGATGGCGGCCCATTTCCCGCGCGCCTATCTCGACCTCAACCGGGAGCCATACGAACTCGATCCCACGATGTTCGACGCCCCCCTGCCCTCCTTCGCCAAAAGCTCCGGCACACGCGTTGGCAGCGGTTTGGGGACGATTGCCCGCATCGTCTCCGAGCGCAAGGAAATCTATCGCAGCAAGCTTGATGTCGCCGAAGGACTTGATCGCGTCGATCGCCTTTACAAACCCTATCATCAGGCCCTCAGACGCCAGATGGCGCTCACCCACGTCGAGTTTGGCTATGCCTGCCTCATCGACTGTCATTCCATGCCGTCCCGCGTGCTCAAGAACACCAACCCAAGCGTCCGCCCCGACATCATTCTGGGTGACCGCTACGGCACGAGCTGCCATTCGTCCCTGACAAACTCGGCCAAAAGCATCCTGTCGCACCTCGGCTTCAAGGTTGACCTCAACCGCCCCTATGCTGGCGGCTTCATCACTCAGCACTATGGCCGCCCCCTGAAGGGGCTGCACGCGCTTCAGATCGAGATCGATCGCAGTCTTTACATGAATGAAGACACACTGGAGCCGGTGGATCACTTTGCCGAACTAATCGACCTGTTCGCCCGCTTCACCGAATTGTTGATGCAGTGCGCCAACGATCACCTGCTGCCCGAAGCCGCGGCAGCAGAGTAA
- a CDS encoding DUF2282 domain-containing protein, protein MSTKTKSFSAAVIAGAVATVVTAGALTAISTQGAHAMEKEKCYGVALKGQNDCAAGPGTTCAGTATEDYQGNAWKLVPKGTCTTMKTPKGMGSLEPMKSDAM, encoded by the coding sequence ATGTCCACCAAAACCAAATCTTTCTCCGCTGCCGTTATTGCTGGCGCTGTTGCAACCGTCGTTACCGCTGGCGCGCTGACCGCCATTTCCACTCAGGGCGCCCACGCCATGGAAAAAGAAAAATGCTACGGCGTGGCTCTCAAGGGCCAGAATGACTGCGCCGCCGGACCGGGCACCACCTGTGCAGGCACTGCCACAGAAGATTATCAGGGCAACGCATGGAAACTGGTCCCGAAAGGCACCTGCACCACCATGAAAACCCCGAAAGGCATGGGCAGCCTTGAGCCGATGAAATCGGACGCGATGTAA
- a CDS encoding DUF692 domain-containing protein, whose product MPIKTLNAETPRKPIPARAGVGLKPIHYKTILETSPDIGWFEVHPENYMGAGGPPHRYLTEIAERYPLSLHGVGASIGADQPLRQDHVERLKALNERYNPGLFSEHLAWSTHDEVFFNDLLPVPYREESLARVVEHVDQIQNALGRQILIENPSVYVAFESSTMSEITFLERLVTRTGCGLLLDCNNVYVSATNQNYDPLAYLDAFPVEHVGEIHLAGYARDEDDEGEILLIDAHDREVADAVWTLYDHTLKRSGAVPTLIEWDNNIPEWDILFAEAMRAEEKLRAIEASTELRDAV is encoded by the coding sequence ATGCCCATCAAAACCCTTAACGCCGAAACGCCTCGCAAACCCATCCCGGCCCGCGCCGGAGTTGGCCTCAAGCCCATTCACTACAAGACAATCCTTGAGACATCCCCCGATATCGGCTGGTTCGAGGTACACCCGGAGAATTATATGGGTGCAGGCGGCCCGCCCCATCGCTATCTCACCGAAATCGCCGAACGCTATCCGCTGTCCCTGCATGGGGTCGGTGCGTCCATTGGCGCAGACCAGCCCTTGCGGCAGGATCACGTCGAGCGCCTCAAGGCCCTCAATGAGCGATACAATCCCGGCCTCTTCTCCGAGCATCTGGCTTGGTCCACTCATGACGAGGTCTTCTTCAACGACCTGTTACCCGTCCCCTACCGGGAAGAAAGCCTCGCCCGCGTCGTCGAACATGTCGATCAGATCCAAAATGCCCTCGGGCGGCAGATCCTCATCGAGAACCCGTCCGTCTATGTGGCTTTTGAAAGCTCGACCATGTCGGAGATCACATTCCTCGAACGGCTTGTGACACGCACCGGATGCGGCTTGCTACTCGATTGCAACAATGTCTATGTGTCGGCCACCAACCAGAATTACGATCCCCTCGCCTATCTCGATGCCTTCCCCGTCGAGCATGTTGGCGAGATCCATCTGGCCGGATATGCCCGGGATGAGGATGACGAAGGCGAAATCCTGCTGATCGACGCCCATGACCGCGAGGTGGCGGATGCCGTCTGGACACTCTACGACCACACCCTGAAACGCTCGGGTGCCGTGCCAACATTGATCGAGTGGGACAACAACATTCCTGAGTGGGACATACTGTTCGCCGAGGCCATGCGTGCCGAGGAAAAACTCCGAGCTATTGAAGCGTCCACGGAGTTGCGCGATGCCGTCTGA
- a CDS encoding DNA-binding domain-containing protein, producing MPSDPSAAACKALNVQQQAFSNALLAADLPLPPDVVGPTREKKAQKRFAVYRNNVLAGLTEALTATFPTISQLLGDEFFRAMARVYIAASPPRSPMLISYGSDFGDFLNRFEPLADLPFLGDVARLEHAWLRSYNAADATPLDPQKLQSIAPDRIGELVFDFHPAAELITSNHPVYSIWAAHKSDDPEAVMASIEPKPESVLITRPHWDVSVVSLPTGGAPFIRALMKGLPLAEAAESAAAADDAFDFAQNLGGLFETGALASIHLPIP from the coding sequence ATGCCGTCTGATCCCTCAGCAGCGGCGTGTAAGGCCCTCAACGTGCAGCAACAGGCCTTTTCCAACGCCCTTCTGGCCGCCGACCTGCCGCTGCCGCCTGACGTTGTAGGCCCGACGCGCGAAAAGAAGGCCCAAAAACGCTTTGCTGTCTATCGCAACAATGTGCTAGCCGGTCTCACCGAGGCGCTCACGGCCACCTTTCCAACCATCTCTCAGCTGCTTGGGGACGAGTTTTTTCGTGCCATGGCGCGGGTTTACATTGCGGCCAGCCCGCCCCGGTCGCCCATGCTCATCAGCTATGGATCCGACTTTGGGGATTTTCTCAACCGGTTCGAGCCTCTCGCCGACTTGCCTTTCCTTGGCGATGTCGCGCGGCTCGAACACGCCTGGCTCCGCTCCTACAACGCAGCCGACGCAACGCCACTTGATCCTCAGAAGCTACAGAGCATTGCCCCCGACAGGATCGGAGAGCTGGTCTTTGACTTCCATCCGGCAGCCGAGCTGATCACCAGCAACCATCCGGTCTACAGCATCTGGGCAGCGCACAAATCCGACGACCCGGAAGCCGTGATGGCATCAATCGAGCCAAAACCCGAGAGCGTGCTCATCACCAGACCGCACTGGGATGTTTCCGTTGTCTCGCTCCCGACGGGTGGCGCCCCCTTTATCCGCGCCCTGATGAAGGGCCTACCATTGGCAGAGGCCGCCGAAAGCGCAGCTGCCGCCGATGACGCCTTCGACTTTGCTCAAAATCTTGGAGGCCTCTTTGAAACCGGAGCCCTCGCCTCGATCCATCTTCCAATCCCTTAA
- a CDS encoding low specificity L-threonine aldolase has protein sequence MQFASDNWAGASEPVMEALLRHNGGFVPAYGSGDLCEAIEKRFQDIFETECAAFVVATGTAANALGLSTATGPGGTVFCHKEAHIRVDECGAPEFLSSGARMWGLDGNLGKITPDAILRGLKEVPHGVVHHGQPSAISLSQATEYGTAYSVSEIADLASCAHANHLKVHMDGARFANAMLAIDATPAEMTWKAGVDILSFGATKNGAWCAEAVVFFNPADASDFIYRRKRAGHLFSKMRFVAAQFEGYFEKDHWLDNARHSNKMASRLVAGLEASPIARPAWPSQSNEVFAIIKKTSAEKAKHKGAIFHDWPSTGLAPEDRPADDEELFRLVCSFATRPQDVDAFLQAIND, from the coding sequence ATGCAGTTTGCCAGCGACAACTGGGCCGGTGCATCCGAGCCAGTGATGGAAGCGCTTTTAAGACACAATGGCGGCTTTGTCCCGGCCTATGGCTCGGGCGACCTGTGCGAGGCCATAGAAAAGCGTTTTCAGGATATCTTCGAAACGGAGTGCGCGGCCTTCGTTGTTGCCACAGGCACCGCAGCAAACGCGCTGGGACTGTCAACAGCCACAGGTCCCGGCGGCACGGTCTTCTGCCACAAAGAAGCCCACATCCGCGTTGATGAATGCGGCGCGCCGGAGTTTCTCTCCTCGGGGGCCCGCATGTGGGGCCTTGACGGGAATCTGGGCAAGATCACACCGGATGCGATCCTCAGGGGTCTTAAAGAGGTGCCCCACGGGGTCGTGCATCACGGCCAGCCGAGCGCCATTTCCCTGTCACAGGCGACCGAATATGGCACGGCCTACAGTGTCTCCGAGATCGCAGATCTGGCATCCTGCGCCCACGCCAATCACCTCAAGGTGCATATGGACGGTGCCCGTTTCGCCAACGCTATGCTGGCCATCGATGCTACACCGGCGGAAATGACATGGAAGGCTGGCGTCGACATCCTGTCCTTTGGCGCAACGAAAAACGGCGCATGGTGTGCCGAGGCAGTTGTCTTCTTCAATCCCGCCGATGCCAGCGACTTCATCTATCGGCGCAAACGGGCCGGTCACCTGTTCTCGAAAATGCGCTTTGTTGCTGCCCAGTTCGAAGGTTACTTCGAAAAGGACCACTGGCTCGACAATGCCCGCCACTCGAACAAGATGGCGTCGCGGCTGGTCGCAGGGCTTGAAGCAAGCCCCATAGCCCGCCCGGCATGGCCGAGCCAGTCGAACGAGGTCTTTGCCATCATCAAGAAGACCAGTGCCGAGAAGGCCAAGCACAAGGGCGCCATCTTCCATGACTGGCCGTCCACTGGGCTGGCTCCAGAGGATCGCCCCGCCGATGACGAGGAGCTATTCCGGTTGGTCTGCTCTTTCGCGACCCGGCCCCAAGATGTTGACGCCTTCCTTCAGGCCATCAACGACTAG
- a CDS encoding Hsp20 family protein, protein MRHYDLSPLYRSTVGFDKLFSMLDTVSNPEGAPSYPPYNIERLAENTYRISMAVAGFTEADLKIEVKENTLTVVGEKADQDKESREFLHRGIAARAFERQFQLADYMQVEGANLEHGLLHINLVREIPEAKKPRQIEIKGHESGVDPTVIEGSTH, encoded by the coding sequence ATGCGTCATTATGATCTTTCCCCGCTCTATCGCTCTACCGTCGGCTTTGACAAGCTTTTCTCCATGCTGGACACCGTGTCCAACCCGGAAGGCGCTCCGAGCTATCCGCCTTACAACATTGAACGTCTTGCAGAAAACACCTATCGCATCTCGATGGCTGTCGCCGGCTTTACCGAAGCTGATCTCAAGATCGAAGTGAAGGAAAACACCCTCACAGTTGTTGGCGAGAAAGCCGATCAAGACAAGGAAAGCCGGGAATTCCTGCATCGCGGCATCGCCGCTCGTGCCTTTGAACGTCAGTTCCAGCTGGCCGATTACATGCAGGTGGAAGGCGCCAATCTGGAGCATGGTCTGCTCCACATCAATCTTGTGCGCGAAATTCCTGAAGCCAAAAAACCACGTCAAATCGAGATCAAAGGTCATGAAAGTGGCGTTGATCCGACCGTGATCGAAGGCTCCACCCACTAA